A single region of the Salvia miltiorrhiza cultivar Shanhuang (shh) chromosome 8, IMPLAD_Smil_shh, whole genome shotgun sequence genome encodes:
- the LOC131001401 gene encoding major pollen allergen Lol p 11-like, whose product MARILLLLLAACVVPAIVTARFVSESFHVQGSVYCDTCRCGYETDATEYMAGATVRIECRSKDSDKITYSTEAVTDHSGRYAVDVATDCGDDVCDAILVKSANPECATPNAGRDRARVILTRNNGMTSNIRYANNMGFLKKTALPNCAQILQKYQETEEF is encoded by the exons ATGGCGAGAATTTTGCTGCTGCTTTTAGCTGCGTGCGTCGTTCCGGCCATCGTCACCGCTCGTTTCGTGAGCGAGTCGTTCCATGTGCAGGGCTCTGTCTACTGCGACACCTGCCGCTGCGGCTATGAGACCGACGCCACTGAGTATATGGCCG GTGCCACCGTGAGAATCGAGTGCCGCAGCAAGGACTCCGATAAGATCACCTACTCCACCGAGGCCGTGACCGATCACAGTGGGCGTTATGCAGTCGATGTGGCGACTGACTGTGGTGACGACGTCTGCGACGCCATCCTGGTGAAGAGCGCGAACCCTGAGTGCGCCACCCCGAATGCCGGGCGCGACCGTGCCCGCGTCATCCTCACCCGCAACAACGGCATGACCTCCAACATTCGATACGCCAACAACATGGGATTCCTAAAGAAGACGGCTTTGCCCAACTGCGCACAGATCCTCCAGAAATACCAAGAAACAGAGGAATTTTGA
- the LOC131001402 gene encoding 2,3-bisphosphoglycerate-dependent phosphoglycerate mutase 1-like isoform X1, with the protein MTAVAASALYQSFCSKCIVREGCHSHSCKRFQELSIRSPQVGFWGDNKGYVGKRNSYRLSRLHFFCSSKRLHPVSSVSSTKSHSYSSQTAENESVLILMRHGESMWNEKNLFTGCVDVPLTSRGVEEAIEAGKRISNFPLDIIYTSALIRAQMTTMLALTQHHCMKVPIIMHHDETEQARTWTQIYSEDTKKQSIPVIKAWQLNERMYGELQGFNKQETAELYGKEQVYNWRRSYHVQPPNGESLEMCLGRAVAFFKEHIEPQLLRGRHVMVVAHANSLRSIIMYLDKLTSEEVINLELSTGVPMLYIYKEGHFIRRGSPHGSSEAGVYAYTESLAVYRQKLVETPNES; encoded by the exons ATGACTGCTGTTGCTGCTAGTGCTCTTTATCAATCTTTCTGCTCAAAATGTATAGTTAGAGAGGGTTGCCATTCTCATTCTTGTAAGAGATTTCAAGAATTGTCCATTAGATCACCTCAAGTTGGTTTTTGGGGCGATAACAAGGGCTATGTAGGAAAAAGAAACAGCTATAGACTATCTAGATTGCATTTTTTCTGTTCATCAAAGCGGCTGCATCCAGTTTCTTCCGTTTCCTCTACCAAGAGCCATTCTTATAGTTCTCAGACTGCAGAGA ATGAGTCTGTTTTGATATTGATGCGGCATGGAGAGTCAATGTGGAACGAGAAGAATCTTTTCACTGGTTGTGTGGATGTGCCCTTGACGAGTAGAGGAGTGGAAGAAGCAATTGAAGCTGGGAAGAGAATTAGCAACTTTCCTTTGGACATCATCTACACGTCAGCATTGATCCGTGCTCAAATGACAACTATGCTTGCCCTAACACAACACCACTGCATGAAG GTTCCTATAATTATGCATCATGATGAGACTGAACAAGCAAGGACGTGGACCCAGATTTACAGTGAAGACACTAAGAAGCAATCTATTCCCGTCATCAAAGCATGGCAACTGAACGAGAGAAT GTATGGGGAGCTACAAGGTTTTAATAAGCAGGAAACAGCTGAACTGTATGGCAAGGAGCAAGTTTACAACTGGCGCAGAAGTTATCACGTTCAGCCACCAAACGGGGAGAGCTTAGAGATGTGCTTGGGGAGAGCCGTTGCCTTCTTTAAAGAGCAT ATTGAGCCTCAGCTTTTGAGGGGAAGACATGTGATGGTCGTAGCTCATGCAAATTCACTGAGGTCTATAATCATGTATCTTGATAAGCTGACTTCGGAAGAG GTTATAAATTTAGAGCTCTCAACTGGTGTACCTATGCTCTACATCTATAAAGAGGGACACTTCATTAGGAGAGGAAGTCCTCATGGATCTTCTGAAGCTGGAGTCTATGCTTATACAGAG AGCTTGGCTGTGTATCGGCAAAAATTAGTCGAAACTCCCAATGAATCATGA
- the LOC131001402 gene encoding 2,3-bisphosphoglycerate-dependent phosphoglycerate mutase 1-like isoform X2 — protein sequence MRHGESMWNEKNLFTGCVDVPLTSRGVEEAIEAGKRISNFPLDIIYTSALIRAQMTTMLALTQHHCMKVPIIMHHDETEQARTWTQIYSEDTKKQSIPVIKAWQLNERMYGELQGFNKQETAELYGKEQVYNWRRSYHVQPPNGESLEMCLGRAVAFFKEHIEPQLLRGRHVMVVAHANSLRSIIMYLDKLTSEEVINLELSTGVPMLYIYKEGHFIRRGSPHGSSEAGVYAYTESLAVYRQKLVETPNES from the exons ATGCGGCATGGAGAGTCAATGTGGAACGAGAAGAATCTTTTCACTGGTTGTGTGGATGTGCCCTTGACGAGTAGAGGAGTGGAAGAAGCAATTGAAGCTGGGAAGAGAATTAGCAACTTTCCTTTGGACATCATCTACACGTCAGCATTGATCCGTGCTCAAATGACAACTATGCTTGCCCTAACACAACACCACTGCATGAAG GTTCCTATAATTATGCATCATGATGAGACTGAACAAGCAAGGACGTGGACCCAGATTTACAGTGAAGACACTAAGAAGCAATCTATTCCCGTCATCAAAGCATGGCAACTGAACGAGAGAAT GTATGGGGAGCTACAAGGTTTTAATAAGCAGGAAACAGCTGAACTGTATGGCAAGGAGCAAGTTTACAACTGGCGCAGAAGTTATCACGTTCAGCCACCAAACGGGGAGAGCTTAGAGATGTGCTTGGGGAGAGCCGTTGCCTTCTTTAAAGAGCAT ATTGAGCCTCAGCTTTTGAGGGGAAGACATGTGATGGTCGTAGCTCATGCAAATTCACTGAGGTCTATAATCATGTATCTTGATAAGCTGACTTCGGAAGAG GTTATAAATTTAGAGCTCTCAACTGGTGTACCTATGCTCTACATCTATAAAGAGGGACACTTCATTAGGAGAGGAAGTCCTCATGGATCTTCTGAAGCTGGAGTCTATGCTTATACAGAG AGCTTGGCTGTGTATCGGCAAAAATTAGTCGAAACTCCCAATGAATCATGA